The Streptomyces sp. NBC_00659 genomic interval ACCGCCAGCCGCCCGGCCGGCATGCCGGCCCCCACCAGGACGTCGCGCTGGGCCGCGGAGATGCAGAAGAACCGCTCCACGCCGGTCCACCACCGCCGCCGGTTGACCGCCATGCTGACCGCGAGCGGCACCGTCGCCAGCCGGGAGCCCCGGTAGCAGCCGTGCCGGACGGCGGGCAGCGGCGAGGACCCGACGCACTCGGTGCAGGGCAGGCCGTCCCGTTGCAGCGTGCCGGGCGGGCAGACCTGGGTGTAGTTGTGCAGCGTGGCGACGGCGGGCACGCCCGCGTCGGCGCAGGCGGCCAGCACCGCGGGCGACAGGAGCGGGAAGACGTTGTGGACGTGCACCACGTCCGGCCGGTCGGCGCGCAGCCTGGCGGCGAGCTCCGAGCGGACCGCCGGGTTCCACGGCACCAGCAGCGGTACCGCCACCTTGCCCGGCAGCGACCGGGCGGCGATGTCGTCGCTGCGCCGCTCGAACAGCTCGACCTGGTGGCCGGCCTCGCGCAGCAGCGCCACCTCCTGGTCGACGACCTTGTTCTCCCCGCTCGGCTGCGCCGAGGCGTAGCGGTTGTGCACCACGAGGACGTGCATGCTCAGATCACCTCCGATCTCTGGGCCCATCGAGGGACGTGTCGCCGGGGGACCCGGGGCGTCGGGAGGGGAGTGGCCGGGGCGGGCGCCGCCAGCAGCGAGGCGGCCACGGCCAGGTGCAGCAGATACGGGGAGGCGTCGCCCAGCCCGGCCTCGGTGTACGACGCGATCGCGCAGTAGCTGATCAGGAAGATCGCGCAGGCCCGCTGGAGCGACGGCGGCCGCAGCAACGCCACACCGCCCAGCACGATGATGACCGCCGCCACCAGGATGACGCCGATCACGCCCTGCTCGTTGAAGACGGCCAGCCAGCTGTTGTCGATCGGCAGCCCGCCGAACGACTTGTCGCCCAGACCCGCGCCGAACAGGTACTCCGTGGTCGACCGGGGGGCTGCCAGCAGCGCGTGCCAGACCTTGGCGCGACCGGTGAGGCTGGAGAAGTTCTCCTGGCTCTGTCCGCGCAGGAACCAGGTCTGGAGCGCGGAGGCGAATCCCACCGCGGCCACCGTGGCGCTCAGCACCGCCCAGGCGAAGAACCGCCGGGCGGCGCCGCTGTTCAGGACGAGCGAGCCGATCGCCAGACACAGTCCGATGAGGAGGCCGAGCGTGGCGGTGCGGGTGTGGGTCAGGGCGAGCAGGACGAGCGAGGGCACGATGACCACCACCGCGCTGGTCCGGTCGGTCCGGCGGCCCAGGACGAGCAGCACGGTGAGCCCGATGATCACCGCGGCGTACTGTCCGATCTGCGGTGGGGTGAGCGGCCACAACGCGCCGACCAGCCGCCCGCCGTAGAGGTCGGGCAGGGCCGCGCCCGGTGAGAGGACCGCGCCGGCGGCCACCGTCCCGAGCACCGCCAGGTACATCCGGATGTGATGCCGGACGAACGTCAGACTGCCGTCCCACCAGCGGCTGACCAGCCACAGCGTGCCGACGAAGAGGGCCAGCCGGACGCAGCGGAACAGCGCGCCGAACCCGGACTCCAGATGCACGCTGGAGAACACGCTCGACACCAGCAGCAGGGTGAGCAGGAACACGAAGGCGCTGGGCCGCACGCGCAGCCGGACGTTGACCACGAGCGCCAGGGCGAACGCGGCGACCAGGGCGCCCATGGTGACCATCTGGATGAGGGAGCGGGGCAGCGGGACGATGGTCTTCGCCCCGGCGGACCCGAGCGTGTTGAGGACCAGCAGCCCCCAGACGGTCCCGATGATCTTCGGTGTGTGGTCACCGCTCGTCGTGTGGTCCCCGCTCATCTCAACCACCGTCCTGGGTGCGGAAGGTGCTGCCCGCGTCCTGCCGGTACGGGGTGCCCTGCCACTGCCCGGAGTCGAGGACCCGGCTCGGGTCGTGGGCGACGAACTTCCACGGTCCGACATAGGTGTTGTCATGCCAGCGGTTGTGCTGCTCGCCGGTGATCGCCTCCGCCACCCGGTCGCCCTGGTACGGCGACCAGTCCGGATAGGTGCCGTAGTTGGCCAGCACCGCCATGAGGTCGCACTTCACCGTGCAGCCGACGACGGACGTGTCCAGCACGAAGCGGTTGTTGTGGATGTCCACCCGCTGGGTCTTCCACCGGCAGTCGGCGTAGAGCGGTTCGGTGGCGATCGCCGGCCGGGCGCAGCGGTCGATGTCCTTCACCAGCAGCGTGCAGTCACCGGAGGAGGTGTTGGCCGGGCTGTTGCAGAACCGGTCGGCGTTCTCCCACAGGGTGATCCCGGACCAGTTGTCCTCCAGCAGGTTCCGGTAGACCTCGATCCTGTCCGTGCGGGCGCGGACCCGTGGTTCGCCGCCGGACTCGGACAAGTAGAGGGTCGCGAAGGGGAAGTTGTCCCCGCGGTCCGCGTACTTGCGGCCCTCGACCCAGTTGTTCCGCCGGATCGTGTTCTTCCGGATGACCGCGTTGTAGCTGGTCTCGTAGATCAGCGCGGCCCCGTCGTTGGCCTCGAGCACATTGTCCTCGATGAGGAAGTCGTTGTTGTTGGTGTCCGCCCACAACCCGGTCCCGCGGTTGTCGTGCACCCAGTTGCCGCGGATGTCGGCGCCGTCGACGGCCCAGAACTTGACGCCTCCGGTGCAGCCGCAGCCCGACCGCTTGCGCTCCCAGTCGTCCGTGTTGTTGCCCACGATCTCGTTGCCCTCGAGCACCAGGCCGCTGATCCGGCCGTTGCCCTTGTACGCGTTCACGCCGTACTGGCCGTTGTCGCGCAGGCAGCTGGCGCGGACCTGCTGGCGTGCCCCGGCCATCAGCCCGGCGCCCGAGTTGCGCTGGATCGTCGCGTGCTCGATCACCCACCCGTCGGCCGAGTCGTGATTGACCACGCCCTCGTCGCGCGGGGCGACGAACCCCTGCACGGTCAGATAACGGATGGAGACGTCGCGGGCGGTGCCGCCGAACGCGTACTGGTTGGTCTTCCGGCCGTCGAGCACCGCGCCCGGCGCACCGAGGTAGACGTCCCCCTTCTTGGGGATGACCTGGGCGTAGCGGTCCGCCTCGAGCCGGTGCTTGCCCGGCTTGAGCCAGAACGTGGTGTTCGGGGGGCTGTTCTTGGTCTTCTCGGCCAGGTCGCCTGCCTTCGAGGGGTCGACCGTCACCGCGCCCGCCGGCGCCTTCGCCGGTCCGGACGCGGGCTTGGCGCACACCCGGGCCACGGACGTGGACGGCCCGGCGGTCGGCTTCAGCCGCCCGTCCTGCGAGCTGTCGCAGCCGGTCGCCGCCGGCACGGCCAGCGCCAGCAGCGCAGCCGGCATCGCCCAGTGCCGCCACTTGATCGCCAAGCGTCCTTCCTCCCTAGCCGTGGAACCTGAGTACGGTGGTGAACCCCTGCGTGCCCTCGGCGACGCCGGTGCCGACCAGCGTGGTGGCGGGTTCCTTGCGCCCGAAGCCGGCGGAGTACCAGCCCAGCGGCGGCTCGCTCTCGCCGCGATGGGCCCGCCAGGTCAGCCGCCCGGGCAGGTCGAGCTCCGCGGAGCGGTCCTCGCCGTCCCGGGTCCAGCTGAGCAGCGCCCGGTTGTCCACGAGCTCGACGGTGATCGCCGGGCCGAGGTGGAAGGCCAGACGCACGTCCCGGCGCGGTCCGCTCACCTCGTCGACCACCGTCAACTCCCGGCTCGCGGCCGTCAGTTCCACCCGGCGGCGGTGCGCGGAGCCTTCGTAGCCGTCGTGCTCGGCGCACCAGCGGGCCACCCCGCCGTCGGAGGCGCCGGACGGGTCCGTGACCAGGACACGGGTGCGGGCGTGCCGGGTCCACAGGAACGGGCCGCCGGAGACGGACTGGTCACCGCCGTCCAGCTCCAGGGTGTTGTGGCCGAGCGTCGACCGGAAGTACCGCCGCCACTCGGGCTGCCCGTGGTAGCAGTACGTCCCCGGGTCCGCGAGCACGTCGACCCCGTCGTGCCGGACCTCCACGGACAGCGCGTCCGCGTGAGCGTGCGCGGCGATCGACAGGAACCCGTGCGGACCGCCGTCGCAGCGGCACCAGATCTCTCCCGGACCGCGCAGGATGGTCATGCCCGCGTCGGCGAAATGGGCCGGCCGCTCCGCCGGGCGGGACACGGCCGGCGCGTTCTCGATCAGCGAGTACGGCTGGACGAGCGCGGCCAGCAGCGGGGTCCGCACATCGGTGCCGGTCACCGCCGGCCACCAGGCGAGCCGGCCGAACACGGCGTCCCCGGTGGCCAGCAGCGAGCCCCAGCGGTCGGTGCCCGCGCCGTCCACGACCAGACCGTGCCCGTCGTCCGCGTCCCCCTGACGCGGCGGCCGCAGCCGGCTGTCCACGACGGCGGCGAGCGCGTCGGTCATCCGCAGCAGCACCAGCCGGACCGTCACGGGGACCGGTACGCCCGCCGCGTCCGCCTCGGCCACCGCGGCCAGGCCGAGCTCCAGCACCAGTCCGTGATACTCGGTGGCCAGCTCGCGGTTGAGGCCGGAGTGGAAGGTGTTGCTCCGTAACTGCCGCTCCAGCGACCGCAGCGCGTCGGCCCGCCAGCGCGCCGAGGAGGGGAACCACCCGAACGCGCAGGCCGCGGCGAACTGCCCGGCGGTCTCGGCGATGACGTGGTTGTTGGCCGAGGACCCGCGGCTGGGGAAGGCGGCCAGCCAGCGCTGGTGGTGCCAGATCTGGTTCAGCGCCACCGGGTTGTCCTCGAACAGGGCGGCCGCGCCCGGCCAGCCGTCGAGCAGCCGGCGGACCCACACCCAGGACAGCAGCCGGATGCCCAGCTCGATGCCGCTGGTCCAGTGCACCCCGCGCAGTGGCGGGTTGGCCGCCCACCACGACCGCAGGTGCCCGGCCACCCGCTCGGCGTACCGCTCGTCCCCGGTGACCGCGTAGGCGGCGGCGAGCACGGTCAGGTACTGATGCCGGGACGGCTCCCAGATCTGCTTGATGTCACCGACCCGGTCCTCGTCGCGGTACGGCACGTCGAAGGCGTAGCCCTCCGGCGCCCGGCGTCCCGTCTTCGGGTCGTACCACCAGTCCGGGTCGGCCAGGTCGTCGCGCTCGACGCCGAAGAACTCGGCGTGCCCGGCCATCAGCCGGTCCGCCTCGGCGACGAGACGCTTCGCGGCGTCGGGTGCCACCGCGTCGACCGTGCCCGCGGGCAGTGACGCGGTGAACCGGGCGCCGGTCACGTCCGGGCAGTCCGGCGGCGCCGACCGCCACCGCCGTCTGCGCACCGTGTCGCCCACCCGGCCGCCGATCTCCCGCGGCCCCATCCGGGACAGCCGCCGCAGGTACCAGCCCGCGCTCATGGTCATCGAGCGCTCGCCAACGTCACCGGCGCGCCGCCGGCCAGGCCGGTCCGCACGGCGAGGGTGGCCGCCGTGGTGGCGACGAGCGACTCCAGCGGCACCGGCATCGGGCCGCCGGTCCGCACGGCCTTGACGAACGCGGCCAGTTCGGCGGACTGACCCTTGTCCCGGGCCTTGGGCAGCCGCGAACTGACCCACCGCTTGCGGCCGTTCCTGCCGTCCGAATACAGCGAGGCCCGCACGAAGTCGTCGAGCCGCAGCACCTTGCCGTCCGCGACCAGGTCCAGCGTCTCCTTGGGGAAGCCGGACGCGCCGGTGGTGACGTAGCTGATGGTGGCGGTGGACCCGTCCGGGTAGCGCAGGACGACCTGAAGGTCCTCGTTGCCGGACGCGGCGACGGCGTACACCGAGACCGGGTCGGCGTCGAGCAGCCAGCTCGCCGTGTCGATGAAGTGTCCGCCCTCGCCCGCGAACCGTGAGCCCTCGGTGCCCTGCTGGAGATACCAGCTCCCGTGGGTCAGCCGGCCCGCGTTGACCAGATAGCGCAGGCTCGCCGGACCGGTCCGGGCGCCGAACCGGGTTTTGGCCTCCTGGAGCAGCGGCGCGAACCGGCGGTTGAAGCCCACCTGGATCCGGTCGTTGCCGGACTCCTCCACCGCCGCGAGCACACCGGCCAGCTCGTCCTCGGTGAGCGCCAGAGGCTTCTCGACGAACACGGTCTTGTCCGCGAGCAGGGCCTTGCGGGTCAGTTCGGCGTGCGAGCTGTGCCGGGTGACCACGAACACCGCGTCGACGGACTTGTCGCCGAGCACGGCGTCGAGGTCGGTGGTCGCCTCGGCGAAGCCGAACTTCCGCTGCGCGTTGGCCGCGGACAGCGCCGTCGTCGTGACGACCGTCGACAGCTCGACCCCGTCGCGCTGCGTCAGGTGCGGCAGCAGCATCGACGTCGCGTAGTTGCCCGCGCCGACGAACGCCAGCCGCACCGGCGCCGAGGCCGGCCGGGCCGGTCCGGAGACCCCGGCGCCGCGTCGCACCGCGGGCACGTCCACCACCGGGGCCTCGGCCTCGGCCTTCGCTTCGGCCGTCTGCCCGGGGTACCGGAACAGCACGGCCACGGCCTTGAGTTCACCGTCCTTCAGGCTCCGGTACGTCTCGACGGCGTCGTCGAAGTCGGCGACGTGGGAGACCAGGGGCTCCACGTCGACGCGGCCGCGGGCGACGAGATCGAGGAAGCACGCCAGGTTGCGGCGCTCGGTCCAGCGCACGTAGCCGATCGGGTAGTCCCGGCCGTCGAGTTCGTACTCCGGGTCGTAGCGCCCGGGGCCGTAGCTGCGGGAGAACCGGACGTCGAGTTCCTTCTCGTAGTACGCGTTCCAGGGCAGGTCCAGACGGCACTTGCCGATGTCGACGACCCGGCCGCGGTCCCGGCAGAGCCGCGCGGCCAGCTCGACGGGCTGGTTGCTGCCGCCGCCGGCGGCCAGGTACACCTGGTCCACGCCGTGGCCGGCGGTGAGTTCGGCGACGGCGGCTTCCACGGCCGCGGAGGCGGGGTCGCCGCAGGCCGCGGCACCCAGGCGCTCGGCCAGTTCGCAGCGCGTCGGGTCGGGGTCCGCCCCGACGACGCGGACCCCCGCGGCGACGAGGAGCTGCACCACCAGCTGCCCGATCAGCCCGAGGCCGATGACCAGTGCCACCTCGCCGAGCTGCGGCTCGCCCTGGCGTACGCCCTGCATCGCGATCGACCCGACGGTGCCGAACGCCGCGTGCCGCGGCGCGAGGCCGTCCGGTACCGGGGCGTAGAGGTTCTTCGGCACCCAGTTCAGCTCGGCGTGCAGCGCGTGCTCGTTGCCGGCGCAGGCCACGAGGTCGCCGACCTTCACGTCGTCGATCCCCGCGCCGACCTGCTCGACCACCCCGCACAGCGAGTAGCCCAGCGGCGTGTAGGAATCCAGCTTGCCCATCACCTTGCGGTAGGTGGCGGGCACCCCGTTGGTGGCCACGCTCTGCATGACCTTGGCCACCTGGTCCGGCCGGGAGCGGGCCTTGCCCAGCATCGACATGCCGGCCTCGGACACCTTCATCAGCTCGGTCCCGGTGGAGATCAGCGAGTAGGTGCTGCGGACCAGCACACCGCCCCGCTTGCACTCCGGCACCGGCACGTCGAGCACCGCCAGCTCGCCGCTCTTGTAGTTCTGAACAACCTGCTTCACCCGAAGTCCCCTTGTTTCTAAGCCGTGTTCTAGGCCGCCGAGCGAGTGTCCTGGCCGGACCCGGAGACCGCGCCGCGATACCAGTACTCGAGGGTCAGCACATGCCACAGATGCTTGGAGAAGTCCCGCTGCCCGGCGGCGTCCTCGGCGACCATGCGCGCCAGCGCGTCGCGGCGCAGGAGCCCCGAACGGACGAGCTCGCCGTCGTTCACCACCTCGCGCACCAGCGGTGCCAGATCCCTGCTCATCCAGGCCCGCAGCGGGGCGCTGAACAGGCCCTTGGGCCGGTACACGATCTCCCGGGGCAGGATCGAGGCGGCCGCCTCCTTGAGGACCGCCTTCCCCTGCCGTCCGACGATCTTGCGGTCACCGGGCACGGCGAACGCCGCCCTGACCACCTCGACGTCCACGTACGGCACCCGCACCTCCGTCGACGCGGCCATGCTCGACCGGTCCGTGTAGGCGAGGTTCAGGCCCGGCAGGAACATCCGGGCGTCGCCCAGGCACATGCGGTTGACGAAGTCGTCGAGGTCGTTGTCCTGGTAGACGTCCGCGTGCTCGGTCAGCACGTCCTCGACCGTCCCGGCCAGGTCCGGATCGATCAGGGCGAGCAGCTCGTCCCGGTCGTACATGGTGTAGCTGCGCCGGAACGCGGTCTCCTCCGGAAGGTCGGCGAAGGACAGGAACCGCTTGGCGAAGCGCACCGACCGGTACCCCCGGCGGGCCGTGGCGACCGGAAGCCGGTCCACGGCCGCGGACAGGCCGCGCCGCATCGGCCGCGGGACCCGCTGGTAGCGCAGCGCGATCAGGTTGGCCAGGTGCTTGCGGTAGCCGGCGAACAGCTCGTCGGCACCCATCCCCGAGAGCATCACCTTGACCCCGGCCTTCCGGGCGGCCGAGCAGATCAGGAACGTGTTGATCGCGGCGGGGTCGCCGATCGGCTCGTCCAGGTGGTGCGTCATCTGCGGCAGCAGGTCGAGCACGTTCGGAGCGATCTCGATCTCGTGCAGGTCGACGCCGAACCGCTCGGCCACCTGCCGGGCGTAGCGCAGGTCGTCCGGCATCGCCTCGAACTTGGCGTCCTCGGCCCGGAATCCGATCGTGTAGGCGGAGATCCCGGGCCGGTCGCGGGCCGCCAGCGCGGTCAGATAGCTGGAGTCGAGACCGCCGGAGAGGAAGGTCGCCACGGGGACGTCGGAGAGCAGGTGGCGCCGGGTCGACTCCTCGACGACGGCGGCGATGTCCGGCAGGTCGCCGCTTCGGGCCCGCTCCTGGCCCTCGGCGGCGACGTCCTTCAGATTCCAGTACCGGCCGCGCTCCACCCGGCCGTCGGGCCGGAACCTCAGCCAGCTCCCCGGCGGCAGTTTCTCCGCCTCGCGGAACGCGCAGCGCGAGTCCGGCACCCAGTAGTAGAGCAGCGAGGCCACCAGCGCGGCGTGGTCCACCTCCAGCGACCCGCCGCTCACGGCGGCCAGCGCCTTGAGCTCGGAGGCGAACACCAGGCCCCCGCCGCGCCGGAGCAGGAACAGCGGCTTGATGCCGAGCTGGTCCCGGGCGAGCACCAGTTCACCGGTCCGCTCGTCGAAGATCCCGAACGCGAACATGCCGCGCAGCCGGGGCAGGCAGTCCGTGCCCCAGCGCCGCCAGGCCTCCAGCAGCACCTCGGTGTCGGAGGTACCGCGGAAGCGCACCCCGGAGGCCTCCAGCTCGGCACGCAGTTCGGGCGCGTTGTACAGCTCGCCGTTGTACGTCAGGACGAGGCCGCCCGAGACCATCGGCTGGGCGCCGGTCTCGGACAGGTCGATGATGGCCAGCCGGCGGTGCCCGAGGTGCACCTCGCCGTCACCGACGGGGTGGCTGTAGCGGCCCGCCCCGTCCGGACCCCGGTGCGCCAGGGTCTCGGTGAGCCGGTCGGCCACGGCCTTCCCGTCGGGCCATCGGTAAGTACCCGCGATGCCACACATGTCCTACCGTGCCTCCTGGTCGCTGTCCGGGACGCGTGCCGCCCACATCGGCAGCCGCTCCGTCCGCCGCGGGCCCGATCCGCCCTGGCGGGCCGACCGCTCGTCCTGGCCGCGCAGCGCGGTGTTCAGCCCGTCCCACAGGGTGCCGTCGGTCCGGTCACGCGGATCGGGGTCGATCAGCACCACGCCGATCACCGCGATGCGCTGGTCCGCGAGCTGCCGTGCCACGGTGTGCAGCCATGCGGCGCTGCCGTGCCCGGCGCGTACGACCAGCACGGTCCGCGTGCCGAGGTACTGCAGGTCGGTCCACGCGGTGCCGGGCGCCACCGAGCCGACTCCCACCCGGCGTTCCTGATGCGGCACGGACGCGGCACCTTCGCCGCTGACCACGGTCGGGTCTCCCGGCTTCGGGCGGCGCTTGGCGAGTTGCAGGCCGGGCAGACCGTCGACGACGACCACCGGCCCGTCCGCCGCCAGCGCCCTGGCGAGATCCAGGGCGAGCACGCTCGTGCTGCGCGCGGTGCCCAGTTCGAGCAGTGACACCGGTTCCGCGGAGGTGCGCGCGGTGCGCGCCAGGGATGTGGTGAGCCGTTCGCGTGCCAGCCGGATCCGCCGGCGCCGCCACAGCCGGCCCGACCGGCGGGGCAGCTCCGCGACGACCGAGGCGCCGAGGTTCGACGCGATCTCCCGGCGCAGCACGGGGCGGTCGGCCACCACCGAACCGACCGCGGCCACCGCGAGGCCGAGGACGAGGCCGAGGACGAGGCCGACCGCGGCGTTGGTGGCGGCGGCTTCGGGCAGGGAGTTCCGCACCGCGCTCGGGGCGTCCACGATCTGTGTGCCGGCGATGAGCTTCGGCGTGCCGATGCGCGCCTCGGCGGCGCGCTGGCCGAAGTCGGAGATCCGTGAGGTGAGTTCGGCCCGGCGGGCGAAGAGCGACTCCAGGTCCGCCGACGCCGTCGGCCCGCTCCGCGGCGATCCGTCCCCGATCGCCTTGTTGACCTGGGCGAGTTCGCCCTGCAGGCGGTCACGCTGGTCGAGCAGGGCCTTGGCCTCGGCGTCCGCGGCCGCCCGGATCCGCTTCACATGGTCCGCGACGAACGCGTCGGCCAGTGCCTTGGCGCGGGCCTCCGCGTCCGCGTCGCTGTCACCGGTCACCGTGATCTGCAGCAGGTTGTTGGTCAGGCCGATCCCCGTGTAGTCCTTCATGAAGTCCTCCGGCTTCTCCGGAGAGTGAAGGGACTTCAGGGCCCGGTCGGCGATCCGCGTGGTCTGGAGCAGCGCGACGTCGGTACGGATCAGCGTTCCGGGGTCGTTCGGCTGGTCCTCCTGATGCGCGACCAGCACCTTGGTCTCCGCGGTCGGCGGCGTCGGCAGCAGGACCGCCACCGCCGCGCCCACGAGCAGCCCCAGCAGCCCCACGGCACACCAGAAGCGGCGCCGTCTGCGCACCGCCACCACCAGCGCCTGCAGATCCAGCAGCGGAGCGGCGGCCGACGACTCCGCAGTCGTACTCGTCGTCACCCTGAACTTCCCTTCGCGTCGTGGCCGACCGCGAGCACCGGCGTGGAGGTGTTCCGGGGACGGCCGGCGGACCGCGCCGGCAGGGCCCGGACCATGCCGGCGAGGACGATGCCGACGATCTCGTACTTGGCGTCCGCACAGGCCTCGGCGATGCCCGCGAGCTCCCCCGCGGTCCAGCTGCCCGGGCTGAGCACGACCAGGGCACCGGACTCGTTGCCGCGGTCCGGCACCAGCGGATGGGACACGGAGACCCCCACCATCCGCAGCACGGGATCGCCTTCCGCCTCCGCGACGAGCTGACCCGCGGCCCGGCGGGCGATCTCGTCGCCTTCCGGGAAGACGACCAGCAGCCCCCGCGGAGCGGGCAGCAGGTCCCGGAGACGGGTACACACCCGCCGGTAGCGGATCTGCCTGCTGACCTCGTCGCCGGAGGCCTGCGGGGCCGGTATGTCCCAGCGGACGTCGACGCCCAGCAGCCGGCGGATCGTGGCCCGCGGGCCACGGCCCTCCGGCCGGTGCGCGGACCGTTCACCGGGAACGTCGACGGTCCCCAGCAGCGCCGCGCCCAGCGCCGCGGCGATCTCCGGCTGGGTGCGCAGCCGGCGGCTCATCCGGGCCGCGGTGAGATGGCCGACGACCCCGAGCAGGAAGAACAGCAGCGCCCCGGCGACGACGAGCTGGATCCTGGTCGGCGGTGCCTCGCCGGTCGGCCGGGCGGCCGACCCCATCACGACCATGTTGGCCCTGCCGGCGGAGGGGTCGGCCTGGTCCAGCTTGCCGATGGCCTCCTGGAGCGTGGTACGCAGCTTCTCGAGCTCGGTGCGGGCCTGCACGCTCTCCACGGTCTGCCCCGGATCGGCGGCGTCGGCCAGCTCGGTGATGCGACGGCTGGTCTGCACCACCGTCTGCTGCAGTGCCTCGCGCTGCGCCGCCGCCTCGGGGTCGGTGTTGTCGTCCACGATCCGCGCGGCGAACGTGACGAACTGCTTGGCCACCTGGTCGGCGAGCTGCTGCGCGCGCTCCGGGGTCTCGGCCGTGCCCGAGATCTTGATGATGTTCCCGTCGGCGGTCTTGGCGCTCACCCGGTCCCGGAGCTCGCTGTTGCTGACCCCGGACCAGTGCAGCGCGGCGGCCGCCTGGTCGACCACGACCGAACTGGTCGCGATCTCCTCCTGGGTCACCAGCTCGCGCTCCTCCCAGGCGCCCGGCAGCAGTACCGATGCCGACGTCGTGTAGCGCGGCGGGAAGAGCAAGGACGTGCCGTACCCGGCGAGCGCGCCCACCAGGGCGAGGACGGTGAGGAGCCGCCAGCGCCGACGGATGATCCGCCCGATCGTGACCAGGCGTATCGTGTCATCGTTCAACGGTGCGGCCTCCGCCCTGTGCCCGGTCAGGATCGTCCGCCGACGCCGGGGCGTGGTCGCGGCAGGCGGCGGCGTAGGCCGCGAGCAGGGACGCCTGGGAGTTGCGCCAGGAGAGCGGGCCGCTGATCCGCTCCTGGCCGATCTTGCCCATCAGAGCGCGCTTCTCCGGATCGTCCAGCAGCAGCCCGATGAGCCTCGCGAACTCGGCCTCGTCGTTGGCGGGCGCGTAGACGGCGGCGTCACCGGCGGAGACGCGCGCCTCCCGGAGGTCGAAGGAGACGAGCGGCCTGCCCATCACCATGTACTCCAGGACCTTGTTCATGGTCGAGACGTCGTTGAGCGGGTTGTGCGGGTCGGGGGAGAGGCACACGTCCGCGGTGGACAGGTAGCGCACCAGGTCCGCGTCCGGGATCCGTCCGGTGAACTGCACCTGCTCCGAGAGCCCGAGCTGCCGGGACAGCTCCACCATCGCCTCGAAGGTGTCGCCGCCGCCGACGAACACCGCGTGCCAGTCGGTCCGCCCGACCTCGTCGCGCAGTTTCGCCAGAGCCCGCAAGGCGTAGTCGACGCCGTCCTGCGGGCCCATGACCCCGAGGTAGCACAGCAGATGGGGCTTGCCGCGCTTCAGCTCCGGCTCGGGCGGTACGGGGTGGAACCGGTCGATGTCGGGCGCGCTGCGCACCACGAAGACGTCCTCGGGCCGTCGGCCGCCGCGGCGCACCGCGACGTCCCGGTAGCTCTCGTTCGTGGCGAGCACGACGTCCGCGGCCCGGTAGGTCATCCGTTCCAGCGCGCACACACCGCGGTAGAGCAGGTCCTTGCCGCGGCCGAACCGCGACAGGTACAGCTCGGGCACCAGGTCGTGCTGGTCGAAGACGAACCGCGCTCCGCGCCGCTTCAGCCACCGCGCGGGCAGGAACAGGAGGTCGGGCGGATTGCAGGCGTGCACCACGTCGACCGGGCCGATCTTCCGGGCCAGTCGCATGGTGTGCCACAACGCCGATCCGTACTCCCGCAGATAGCCGGCCGGTCCGCCGGTGGCGGCGCGCAACGGGTAGCGGTGGATCCGCACCCCGTCGATCACCGCCTCCGGCTCCGTGTCCC includes:
- the asnB gene encoding asparagine synthase (glutamine-hydrolyzing) yields the protein MCGIAGTYRWPDGKAVADRLTETLAHRGPDGAGRYSHPVGDGEVHLGHRRLAIIDLSETGAQPMVSGGLVLTYNGELYNAPELRAELEASGVRFRGTSDTEVLLEAWRRWGTDCLPRLRGMFAFGIFDERTGELVLARDQLGIKPLFLLRRGGGLVFASELKALAAVSGGSLEVDHAALVASLLYYWVPDSRCAFREAEKLPPGSWLRFRPDGRVERGRYWNLKDVAAEGQERARSGDLPDIAAVVEESTRRHLLSDVPVATFLSGGLDSSYLTALAARDRPGISAYTIGFRAEDAKFEAMPDDLRYARQVAERFGVDLHEIEIAPNVLDLLPQMTHHLDEPIGDPAAINTFLICSAARKAGVKVMLSGMGADELFAGYRKHLANLIALRYQRVPRPMRRGLSAAVDRLPVATARRGYRSVRFAKRFLSFADLPEETAFRRSYTMYDRDELLALIDPDLAGTVEDVLTEHADVYQDNDLDDFVNRMCLGDARMFLPGLNLAYTDRSSMAASTEVRVPYVDVEVVRAAFAVPGDRKIVGRQGKAVLKEAAASILPREIVYRPKGLFSAPLRAWMSRDLAPLVREVVNDGELVRSGLLRRDALARMVAEDAAGQRDFSKHLWHVLTLEYWYRGAVSGSGQDTRSAA
- a CDS encoding Wzz/FepE/Etk N-terminal domain-containing protein, translating into MTTSTTAESSAAAPLLDLQALVVAVRRRRRFWCAVGLLGLLVGAAVAVLLPTPPTAETKVLVAHQEDQPNDPGTLIRTDVALLQTTRIADRALKSLHSPEKPEDFMKDYTGIGLTNNLLQITVTGDSDADAEARAKALADAFVADHVKRIRAAADAEAKALLDQRDRLQGELAQVNKAIGDGSPRSGPTASADLESLFARRAELTSRISDFGQRAAEARIGTPKLIAGTQIVDAPSAVRNSLPEAAATNAAVGLVLGLVLGLAVAAVGSVVADRPVLRREIASNLGASVVAELPRRSGRLWRRRRIRLARERLTTSLARTARTSAEPVSLLELGTARSTSVLALDLARALAADGPVVVVDGLPGLQLAKRRPKPGDPTVVSGEGAASVPHQERRVGVGSVAPGTAWTDLQYLGTRTVLVVRAGHGSAAWLHTVARQLADQRIAVIGVVLIDPDPRDRTDGTLWDGLNTALRGQDERSARQGGSGPRRTERLPMWAARVPDSDQEAR
- a CDS encoding Wzz/FepE/Etk N-terminal domain-containing protein gives rise to the protein MNDDTIRLVTIGRIIRRRWRLLTVLALVGALAGYGTSLLFPPRYTTSASVLLPGAWEERELVTQEEIATSSVVVDQAAAALHWSGVSNSELRDRVSAKTADGNIIKISGTAETPERAQQLADQVAKQFVTFAARIVDDNTDPEAAAQREALQQTVVQTSRRITELADAADPGQTVESVQARTELEKLRTTLQEAIGKLDQADPSAGRANMVVMGSAARPTGEAPPTRIQLVVAGALLFFLLGVVGHLTAARMSRRLRTQPEIAAALGAALLGTVDVPGERSAHRPEGRGPRATIRRLLGVDVRWDIPAPQASGDEVSRQIRYRRVCTRLRDLLPAPRGLLVVFPEGDEIARRAAGQLVAEAEGDPVLRMVGVSVSHPLVPDRGNESGALVVLSPGSWTAGELAGIAEACADAKYEIVGIVLAGMVRALPARSAGRPRNTSTPVLAVGHDAKGSSG